A stretch of the Chlorobiota bacterium genome encodes the following:
- a CDS encoding penicillin acylase family protein, translated as MKKWIGGLLVGTLLIVCIFLLTLSSVRKSFISDGETKDRILDLKAEVVINRDEDGITYITAENDLDAISALGYAHAQDRLWQMEIMRRAGEGRLSELFGSKTIGYDIFLRTVGFKTTSINIWNAMSEKTKQALRAYCKGVNSYILSHKGKRPFEFDVLNYELEPWTPLHSILISRLLAWELNTSFWNDLVLEQIKSKVDSVRFNDIIPYYPSYAPTIIPGGQFPEPLLDSIRIRDSVSNFVVPDSAKLLKLMSKAKMDSLLKETYPTKKFNSKNSTKVNNFSKKNKKRVSFNSININDLNELISIDRNLRKFIGIDGAHIGSNSWVLSGSRTSSGKPILANDPHLQHSAPSKWYQIIIAYKGDRLAGVTLPGVPFVIIGRNNYIAWGITNMMADETDFYIEQKDSLMKNYVIYDGKREPLKVLSDTIKVKDTLSVPFEIRISKHGPIISECNPFSSKYQIDFPYFKKNKNSILSKNLISMKWQGNNVSQDISAFQWINNARNLDEFVGAVKLGGCPGLNFVYASSSGTIAYVPSYKIPIRYTGIKSILPYQGNDSKYDWKGEYPFTAIPMLVNPPSGYIATANNKVTNDTKFPAISDLWEDPSRAIRLAQLMRDGKNFNLVRVRQMQTDINSPQMLYMNDFLLRAFPDSLKQGFAVKDALKLLRNWNGSMSAESPEAAIIAQWFQKMVELTFKDELGDTLFSQYVYMAQSPIKALREACLTNSIWFDNIHTTVKETRDDIIRKAFSQALDSLNRYYSNWQITTWKFGDFHTLIMRHTFHEQKALNGIVDIGPFNLGGCNTTLANAEWDFNNPFQVRVGATMRLVVDFSDSTTFIHNIVSTGSSGQPLSNFYKNQSVIWSAGGLLNLGSIPPSNDNIVSTIRLFPIK; from the coding sequence ATGAAAAAATGGATTGGTGGGTTATTAGTTGGTACTTTACTAATTGTTTGTATTTTTTTGTTAACTTTATCATCAGTAAGAAAATCTTTTATTTCAGATGGTGAAACAAAAGATAGAATATTAGATTTAAAAGCTGAAGTAGTAATTAATCGAGATGAAGATGGTATAACTTATATAACTGCAGAAAATGATTTAGATGCAATCTCTGCATTAGGTTATGCTCACGCACAAGATAGACTCTGGCAAATGGAGATAATGAGAAGAGCTGGCGAAGGAAGGTTATCAGAATTGTTTGGATCTAAAACAATTGGGTATGATATATTTTTAAGGACAGTAGGTTTTAAAACTACATCAATAAATATATGGAATGCAATGTCTGAAAAGACAAAGCAAGCATTAAGAGCTTATTGTAAAGGTGTAAATTCATATATCTTATCTCACAAAGGTAAAAGACCTTTTGAGTTCGATGTTTTAAATTATGAATTAGAACCTTGGACCCCTTTACACTCTATATTGATTTCCAGATTATTAGCATGGGAACTAAATACATCATTTTGGAATGATTTAGTTTTAGAACAAATTAAATCCAAAGTTGATTCAGTTAGGTTTAATGATATAATTCCTTACTATCCAAGCTATGCACCAACAATTATACCTGGAGGTCAGTTCCCTGAACCTTTATTAGATTCAATTCGAATTAGAGACTCAGTGTCTAACTTTGTAGTTCCTGATTCAGCTAAGTTATTAAAATTAATGTCTAAAGCAAAAATGGATTCTTTACTTAAAGAAACTTATCCAACAAAAAAATTCAACTCAAAAAATTCTACAAAAGTAAATAATTTTAGTAAAAAGAATAAGAAAAGAGTATCCTTTAATTCTATCAATATAAATGATTTAAATGAGTTGATTTCAATTGACCGAAACTTGAGAAAATTCATCGGTATTGATGGAGCACATATAGGTTCAAATTCTTGGGTCTTAAGTGGTTCTAGAACATCTAGTGGAAAACCAATTCTTGCAAATGATCCACATTTACAACATTCAGCTCCATCAAAATGGTATCAAATAATTATTGCATATAAAGGTGATAGATTAGCTGGGGTTACACTACCAGGTGTACCGTTTGTAATTATTGGTAGAAATAATTATATTGCTTGGGGGATAACAAACATGATGGCAGATGAGACTGATTTTTATATTGAACAAAAAGATTCTTTAATGAAGAATTATGTAATTTACGATGGAAAAAGAGAACCATTAAAAGTTTTAAGTGATACAATAAAGGTTAAGGATACATTAAGTGTTCCATTTGAAATTAGAATATCCAAACATGGTCCAATTATTTCTGAATGTAATCCATTTAGCTCAAAATATCAGATAGATTTCCCCTACTTTAAAAAAAATAAAAATTCCATTCTAAGTAAAAATTTAATATCAATGAAATGGCAAGGAAATAATGTATCTCAAGATATTTCAGCATTTCAATGGATAAATAATGCTAGAAATTTAGATGAGTTTGTTGGAGCTGTTAAGTTAGGTGGTTGCCCAGGATTAAATTTTGTTTATGCAAGTTCATCAGGAACAATTGCTTATGTTCCATCTTACAAAATACCAATTAGATATACTGGAATAAAATCCATATTACCATATCAAGGGAATGATAGTAAATACGATTGGAAAGGTGAATACCCATTTACAGCTATTCCAATGTTAGTTAATCCACCATCTGGTTATATAGCAACTGCTAATAATAAAGTTACTAATGATACAAAATTTCCAGCTATAAGTGATTTGTGGGAAGATCCATCAAGGGCAATTAGATTAGCTCAATTAATGCGAGATGGGAAAAATTTTAATTTAGTTAGAGTTAGACAAATGCAAACTGATATAAACTCACCTCAAATGCTTTATATGAATGATTTCCTTTTAAGAGCATTCCCAGATAGTTTAAAACAAGGATTTGCTGTTAAAGATGCATTGAAATTATTAAGAAATTGGAATGGATCTATGTCTGCTGAATCTCCTGAAGCGGCAATTATTGCTCAATGGTTTCAGAAAATGGTTGAGTTAACATTCAAAGATGAATTGGGAGATACTTTATTTTCACAATATGTTTATATGGCTCAAAGCCCTATCAAAGCGTTAAGAGAAGCTTGTTTAACAAATTCTATATGGTTTGATAATATTCATACAACTGTTAAAGAAACACGGGATGATATTATTAGAAAAGCATTTAGTCAAGCCCTAGATTCATTAAATAGATATTATTCTAATTGGCAAATTACAACTTGGAAATTTGGAGATTTTCATACTTTAATAATGAGGCATACATTTCATGAACAAAAAGCCTTAAATGGTATTGTTGATATTGGGCCTTTTAATTTAGGAGGTTGCAATACAACTTTAGCAAATGCAGAATGGGATTTTAACAATCCATTTCAAGTAAGAGTTGGAGCTACTATGCGACTAGTTGTTGATTTTTCAGATTCAACCACATTTATTCATAATATTGTTTCAACTGGATCAAGCGGACAACCTTTGAGTAATTTTTATAAGAATCAATCTGTTATATGGAGTGCTGGTGGTTTGTTAAATTTAGGTAGTATCCCACCAAGTAATGATAATATAGTTTCTACAATTAGATTATTTCCAATTAAATAA
- a CDS encoding sigma-70 family RNA polymerase sigma factor translates to MTKNNIFDGYSDEELIDKYKAGDQKAFVELYTRFKRRVFSYCLKMIGNRETAEDLFQEIFVRVSTKRDSFISGSFSAWLFSIARNLCLNAIRDRVEHSSIDDITEGQAGIVQAQEYDQTPELLKEAIEKLPDDLREVLVLRVYNEFSYEEIAEMTKTKLATVKVRIFRAKQKLHESLSPYFKD, encoded by the coding sequence ATGACTAAAAATAATATTTTTGATGGATATTCTGATGAGGAATTGATAGATAAATATAAAGCTGGAGATCAAAAAGCATTTGTTGAGTTATATACTAGATTCAAAAGAAGAGTATTCTCATATTGTTTAAAGATGATTGGAAATAGGGAAACAGCAGAAGATTTATTTCAAGAAATTTTTGTTAGAGTTTCTACTAAAAGAGATAGTTTTATATCTGGAAGTTTTTCTGCATGGTTGTTCTCAATTGCAAGGAATCTATGTTTAAATGCTATTAGAGATAGAGTAGAACATTCTTCTATTGATGATATTACAGAAGGTCAAGCAGGAATTGTTCAAGCTCAGGAATACGATCAAACACCGGAATTATTGAAGGAAGCAATTGAAAAACTACCAGATGATTTAAGAGAAGTTTTGGTTTTAAGGGTTTATAATGAATTTAGTTATGAGGAAATTGCTGAAATGACTAAAACTAAATTAGCTACTGTTAAAGTTAGAATTTTTAGAGCAAAACAAAAGTTACACGAATCTTTGTCACCTTATTTTAAAGATTAA
- a CDS encoding ATP-dependent helicase — MEDSTNKSDKILPLKKTLILRKSSLVSDKILNKFAIDYPSELNVAQLEVVESIYGPLLVIAGAGTGKTRTIVYRVAKMIESGMNPENILLLTFTRKSAQEMIRRASTLIGTDAERICGGTFHSYANMFLRQFSAHLGYQNSFTILDQSDSEDVINLIRNRFELNTKNRRFPRKQTLFAMISSSINRLKNLDEVLDEDYHQYKNELESIQMIAKEYIRYKKEKNIMDYDDLLTNTIQLLEKFPEVRKNQSNIYKYILVDEYQDTNKLQHAIVSLLGKEHKNVMVVGDDAQSIYSFRGANFKNIFEFPEIFPDTKIIKLEENYRSTQTILDCTNNIIHSASIKYEKNLFTRKIGGDLPMLISTPNELIQSQLIAQQVLKLREDGLELNDIAILFRSSFHSFDLEVELNKCNIPYLKYGGFKFIETSHVKDLIAYLKIIFNPKDIVSWNRVLLLINGVGPRTVNKVVEALELNEISLNELSIDKIVKLTNENVGLLFDILCKIKNDKTSILQKVKIIVDYYSPIMKAKYDDYQKRIKDLTVFEDIASRYKSLNSLLTDMALDPPTQSVTEFDDKSEKEKLILSTIHSAKGLEWNTVFVIWTLDGYFPSFHSAKSIEAMEEERRLMYVAATRAKERLIFIYPTNIFERESGTVLSQVSKFLSNISEEILEKYTVEVE, encoded by the coding sequence ATGGAAGATTCAACAAATAAATCAGATAAGATTTTACCTTTAAAAAAAACACTTATACTCAGAAAAAGCAGTTTAGTTTCTGATAAAATTTTAAACAAATTTGCAATTGACTATCCAAGTGAATTAAATGTTGCACAACTAGAAGTAGTAGAATCAATTTATGGTCCATTACTTGTAATTGCAGGTGCTGGAACTGGAAAAACTAGAACAATAGTTTACAGAGTTGCAAAAATGATTGAATCTGGTATGAATCCAGAGAATATTTTACTTTTGACATTTACCAGAAAATCTGCTCAAGAAATGATAAGAAGAGCTTCAACTTTAATTGGCACAGATGCTGAAAGAATTTGTGGTGGTACTTTTCATTCTTATGCAAATATGTTTCTTAGACAATTTTCTGCACATCTTGGTTACCAAAACTCATTTACAATTTTAGATCAAAGTGATAGTGAAGATGTAATCAATTTAATTAGAAATAGATTTGAATTAAATACTAAAAATAGAAGATTTCCAAGGAAGCAAACATTATTTGCGATGATTTCATCTTCTATTAACAGATTAAAAAATTTAGATGAAGTTTTAGATGAAGATTATCATCAATATAAAAATGAATTAGAAAGTATTCAGATGATAGCAAAGGAATATATTAGATATAAAAAGGAAAAAAACATTATGGATTATGATGATTTGCTTACAAACACCATACAACTTTTAGAGAAATTTCCTGAAGTAAGAAAAAATCAATCTAATATTTACAAATACATTTTAGTAGATGAATATCAGGATACAAATAAATTACAACATGCTATTGTATCATTATTAGGTAAAGAACATAAGAACGTTATGGTTGTTGGTGATGATGCTCAATCGATTTATAGTTTTAGGGGTGCTAATTTTAAAAATATTTTTGAATTCCCTGAAATATTTCCAGATACAAAAATCATAAAATTGGAAGAAAATTATAGATCTACTCAAACTATTTTAGATTGTACTAACAATATAATTCATTCAGCTTCAATCAAATACGAAAAGAATTTATTTACTAGAAAAATTGGTGGTGATTTACCTATGCTAATTTCAACTCCAAATGAGTTAATTCAGTCACAATTAATTGCTCAACAAGTATTAAAATTAAGAGAAGATGGATTGGAATTAAATGATATTGCAATCTTATTTAGATCTAGTTTTCATTCATTCGATTTAGAGGTTGAACTTAACAAATGTAATATTCCATACTTAAAGTATGGAGGCTTTAAATTTATTGAAACATCGCATGTAAAAGATTTGATAGCTTATTTGAAAATAATATTTAATCCAAAAGATATAGTAAGTTGGAATAGAGTATTATTATTAATAAATGGTGTTGGACCAAGAACAGTAAACAAAGTTGTTGAAGCTCTTGAATTGAATGAAATTAGCTTAAATGAACTCTCAATTGATAAAATAGTAAAATTAACAAATGAGAATGTCGGTTTATTGTTTGATATCCTTTGTAAAATAAAAAATGATAAAACTTCAATTTTACAAAAGGTAAAAATTATTGTGGATTATTATTCCCCTATTATGAAGGCTAAATATGATGATTATCAAAAAAGAATAAAAGATTTAACAGTTTTTGAAGATATAGCATCGAGATATAAGTCATTAAATTCTTTATTAACCGATATGGCATTAGATCCTCCAACCCAGTCAGTGACAGAGTTTGATGATAAAAGTGAAAAAGAGAAGTTAATACTCTCAACAATACATTCTGCTAAAGGATTAGAATGGAATACTGTATTTGTTATATGGACTTTAGATGGGTACTTCCCTTCTTTTCATTCTGCAAAAAGTATTGAAGCAATGGAAGAAGAACGAAGATTGATGTATGTTGCTGCAACTAGAGCAAAAGAAAGATTAATATTCATTTATCCAACCAATATTTTTGAAAGAGAAAGTGGAACAGTTTTGTCGCAAGTCTCAAAATTTTTGTCAAATATTTCTGAAGAAATTCTTGAAAAATATACTGTGGAAGTTGAATAA
- a CDS encoding GNAT family N-acetyltransferase encodes MNFVWKKFDELTNYELYEVLKLRSMIFVVEQNCSYLDLDGYDINSLHLLGFKDNILISYLRLLPPGLKYNESSIGRVTTKIDFRGQGLGKQLMIEAINKSKSLYPDKLIKISAQYHLEKFYTSMGFKTNSATYYEDDIAHIEMIL; translated from the coding sequence ATGAATTTTGTTTGGAAAAAATTTGATGAACTAACTAATTACGAATTATATGAAGTATTAAAACTTAGATCAATGATATTTGTTGTTGAACAAAATTGCTCATATCTTGATTTAGATGGATATGATATTAATTCACTACATTTATTAGGTTTTAAAGACAACATTTTAATCTCATATCTTAGACTGTTACCACCAGGGTTAAAGTACAACGAAAGTTCAATCGGTAGAGTTACAACTAAAATTGATTTTAGAGGACAGGGATTAGGTAAACAATTGATGATCGAAGCAATTAATAAATCTAAATCTTTATATCCAGATAAATTAATAAAAATTTCTGCTCAATATCATTTAGAAAAATTCTATACATCAATGGGCTTTAAAACTAATTCAGCTACATACTATGAAGATGATATTGCTCATATCGAAATGATACTTTAA
- a CDS encoding VCBS repeat-containing protein, protein MKLTFYIFIFLVIFKALIAQQYSFVQQFHIPEIKPYTNPLTGGVGQPCISLKDVNNDNLPDLFVLNYDSKLQLYINKGNWNFENINTNLYDNLKPSSRFVFTDLDNDGDDDFVTSNLYSQMLLYNNIGTQQNPKFSTIPDTIRSNDGNFIYIVGDMVPGFADIDNDFDNDLFLGNVDGSVTMYENIGSKKKYSFSFKTKNLGNIFVISVNNLKESDTNKLAKYSTTEKLHGGCALQFYDIDNDNDLDLFFGDLNMNTILMFENKGNQFLPQFQNSDHDTIFKKNGQIIITEGYNLIVFADIDNDGDVDCIVSQFRSSFLNKKLLVYENIGSKSKPIFEYKKIDLTNDFDLGSYSSPALISDVNGERILIGNGEGHVNKLLINKSNTFELIQDKIYDAPGAIMYLVSPAQNYIPFNKSELILGTQEGELRLVNITSNNKILRKQWPLDSINFGSPISPTFCNCGENYEYGILAGLGNGRFVFLKKDTSKLDNFIVSKAAHPFDTLDIGYDATVCATYNGVDFNNDGVNDLAIGGKFNESNKIKFYLSSENGFREDSILKPLNTQPNPKPMFYNFKNEKNQIELYLLVGNLHGGILSYKFSKNYSSVFNSKLEFNTIKTMFVKKGEIINFKENFKDINYIFYNILGQPFSPKINSELYVSRIFTNEFNIGVYYLRNDKNNDICKVVIY, encoded by the coding sequence ATGAAATTAACTTTTTATATATTTATTTTCTTAGTTATTTTCAAAGCCTTGATTGCTCAACAATATAGCTTTGTTCAACAATTTCATATTCCAGAAATAAAGCCATATACCAACCCATTAACTGGTGGAGTTGGTCAGCCTTGTATTAGTTTAAAGGATGTTAATAATGATAATTTACCAGATTTGTTTGTGTTGAATTATGATTCAAAATTACAACTCTATATCAACAAAGGTAACTGGAATTTTGAAAATATAAATACTAATCTTTATGACAATTTAAAACCTTCTAGTAGGTTTGTTTTTACAGATTTAGATAATGATGGAGATGATGATTTTGTAACATCAAATTTATATTCTCAAATGTTATTGTATAATAATATTGGGACCCAACAAAATCCAAAATTTTCTACTATCCCAGATACAATAAGGTCTAATGATGGTAATTTTATTTATATAGTTGGTGATATGGTTCCAGGTTTTGCTGATATTGATAATGATTTCGATAATGATTTGTTTCTTGGAAATGTAGATGGATCTGTAACAATGTATGAGAATATAGGTAGCAAAAAGAAATATTCTTTTTCTTTTAAAACAAAAAACTTAGGAAATATTTTTGTTATTTCTGTTAATAATTTAAAAGAAAGTGATACAAATAAATTAGCTAAATATTCAACAACAGAGAAATTACATGGTGGTTGTGCTTTACAGTTTTATGATATTGATAATGATAATGATTTAGATTTATTTTTTGGTGATTTGAATATGAATACTATTCTCATGTTTGAGAATAAAGGAAATCAATTCTTACCTCAATTTCAAAATTCAGATCATGATACAATTTTTAAAAAAAATGGACAGATTATTATCACTGAAGGATATAATTTGATTGTCTTTGCTGATATAGATAATGATGGAGATGTAGACTGCATAGTGTCGCAATTTAGGAGTTCTTTTTTAAATAAAAAATTGCTTGTTTATGAGAATATTGGATCAAAATCCAAGCCTATCTTTGAGTATAAAAAAATTGATTTAACCAATGATTTTGATTTAGGATCTTACTCTTCTCCAGCATTAATTTCTGACGTGAATGGGGAAAGAATTCTAATTGGAAATGGAGAAGGTCATGTAAATAAATTATTAATAAATAAATCCAATACATTTGAACTAATCCAGGATAAAATTTATGACGCACCTGGTGCAATTATGTATTTAGTATCTCCTGCTCAGAATTATATTCCATTTAATAAATCAGAATTAATACTAGGAACCCAAGAAGGTGAGTTAAGATTAGTTAATATAACATCTAATAATAAAATTTTAAGGAAACAATGGCCACTAGATTCAATTAATTTTGGTAGCCCAATTTCACCAACTTTTTGCAATTGTGGGGAAAATTATGAATATGGGATATTAGCTGGACTTGGAAATGGTAGATTTGTATTTTTAAAAAAAGATACATCAAAGCTTGATAATTTTATTGTTTCAAAAGCAGCTCATCCATTTGATACATTAGATATAGGGTATGATGCAACTGTTTGTGCTACTTATAATGGTGTAGATTTTAATAATGATGGAGTTAATGATTTAGCTATTGGTGGTAAATTTAATGAATCAAACAAAATTAAATTTTATTTAAGTTCAGAAAACGGATTTAGAGAAGATTCAATTTTAAAACCATTAAATACTCAACCAAATCCAAAGCCTATGTTTTATAATTTTAAAAATGAAAAAAACCAAATTGAGTTATATTTACTAGTTGGAAATTTACATGGTGGAATTCTTTCTTATAAATTTAGTAAAAATTATTCAAGTGTGTTTAACTCTAAACTTGAATTTAATACTATAAAAACTATGTTTGTTAAAAAGGGTGAAATAATAAATTTTAAGGAGAATTTTAAAGATATAAATTATATTTTTTATAATATTTTAGGTCAACCATTTTCTCCTAAAATCAATTCTGAATTATATGTTTCTAGAATCTTTACAAACGAATTTAATATTGGAGTCTATTATTTAAGAAATGATAAAAACAATGATATTTGCAAAGTGGTAATTTATTAA
- a CDS encoding MFS transporter — protein sequence MKGLNNQKIVFPILVAALGYFVDIYDLILFAVVRSPSLSSLGFKGDDIKVIGENLLNIQMVGMLLGGLIWGIIGDKKGRLTVLFGSIITYSLANLANGFVHDTTTYGLLRFIAGVGLAGELGAGITLVAEIMPKETRGWGTTLIATVGVTGAIVAAIVGSKFDWRTSYFIGGGLGLSLLLLRVGVIESGMFSNVKNTQHERGDFLLIIKDKIKLKKFLYVIFIATPTWYFIGILVTLSPEFGSAMGMLEKPSAPTSVMFAYIGIAIGDLLSGVLSQYFKSRKKAIAIFLGLSFIMLILYFTLGKTSLTAFYSIVLFFGISVGYWAVFVTIATEQFGTNIRATVTTSAPNFVRGLLIPMSLLFKYTRDYFGSLTSIFTIGVIAILISIYSLYHLEETFEKDLDYIEK from the coding sequence ATGAAAGGATTAAATAACCAAAAGATAGTGTTTCCAATTTTAGTTGCAGCCCTTGGTTATTTTGTAGATATTTATGATTTAATTTTGTTTGCAGTTGTAAGGTCGCCTAGTCTATCATCATTAGGCTTTAAAGGTGATGATATAAAAGTAATAGGTGAAAATCTGTTAAATATTCAAATGGTTGGAATGTTATTAGGTGGTTTAATTTGGGGAATTATTGGAGATAAAAAAGGAAGGTTAACTGTTCTTTTTGGTTCGATTATTACTTATTCTCTTGCAAACCTAGCAAATGGTTTTGTTCATGATACAACTACATATGGTTTATTAAGATTTATTGCAGGGGTTGGTTTAGCTGGTGAGTTAGGTGCAGGAATTACTTTGGTTGCTGAAATTATGCCAAAAGAAACAAGAGGTTGGGGAACTACTTTAATTGCTACTGTAGGGGTAACAGGTGCAATTGTAGCTGCAATTGTTGGTTCTAAATTTGATTGGAGGACTTCCTACTTTATTGGTGGAGGATTAGGTTTATCTTTACTTTTGTTAAGAGTTGGTGTTATTGAATCCGGAATGTTTAGTAATGTTAAAAACACACAACACGAAAGAGGTGATTTCTTATTAATAATAAAAGATAAAATTAAATTAAAAAAATTCCTCTATGTAATTTTTATAGCTACTCCAACTTGGTATTTTATCGGAATTCTTGTTACATTATCTCCTGAATTTGGATCTGCAATGGGAATGTTAGAAAAACCATCTGCCCCAACTTCTGTAATGTTCGCTTATATTGGTATTGCAATTGGTGACCTTTTGAGTGGAGTATTGAGCCAGTATTTTAAAAGTAGAAAAAAAGCTATTGCAATTTTTTTAGGACTTTCATTTATAATGCTAATTTTATATTTTACTTTAGGAAAAACTTCGTTAACTGCTTTTTATTCTATTGTATTATTTTTTGGTATTTCAGTTGGTTATTGGGCAGTGTTCGTTACAATAGCTACTGAACAGTTTGGTACAAACATTAGAGCCACTGTAACAACTTCAGCTCCTAATTTTGTACGTGGTTTATTAATTCCAATGAGTTTATTATTTAAATATACAAGAGATTATTTCGGTTCATTAACAAGTATTTTCACAATTGGAGTTATAGCAATTTTAATTTCAATTTATTCACTTTATCATTTAGAAGAAACTTTTGAAAAAGATCTTGATTATATTGAAAAGTAA
- a CDS encoding L-lysine 6-transaminase — protein sequence MVDSIIIDKYNNILPEEVHSILGKYILADGFDFVLDLHNSKGSYLIDAITGKKYLDFFTFFASNPLGMNHSEMDNEEFINKIGKIALNKPSCSDIYSIEMAEFVDTFFKIAVPSNFKYSFFIEGGALANENALKIAFDWKVRKNFLKGYTQEKGHKVISFEHAFHGRSGYTLSLTNTDPVKTRYFPKFNDWIRVSSPFIKFPINEFSLKDLIERENFTINQIVNSINEFPDEIACIIIEPIQAEGGDNHFRSEFLQKLKDISLENDILLIFDEVQTGLGITGNMWACQTFGVMPDIVTFGKKMQVCGLFATDRIDDIPDNVFHTSSRINSTWGGNLVDMVRATKYLQIISKYNLVKNSSIIGKVLLEELSKLQLEFPDIVSNVRGVGLMCAFDFPSIDKRNRFKSLCYSNGLIILGCGEKSIRFRTALNITLEDLLFGLKLIKKSIVELQS from the coding sequence ATGGTTGATTCAATAATAATAGATAAATATAATAATATCTTACCAGAAGAAGTTCATTCTATTTTAGGCAAGTACATTCTTGCAGATGGATTTGATTTTGTTTTAGATTTACATAATAGTAAAGGTTCATATTTAATTGATGCAATTACTGGAAAAAAATATTTAGATTTTTTTACCTTTTTTGCATCAAACCCCTTAGGAATGAATCACTCAGAAATGGACAATGAAGAATTTATAAATAAGATAGGTAAAATTGCTCTAAATAAACCATCTTGTTCAGATATTTATTCTATTGAAATGGCTGAATTTGTAGATACTTTTTTTAAAATTGCTGTTCCAAGTAATTTTAAATATTCTTTTTTTATAGAAGGTGGAGCATTAGCAAATGAGAATGCTTTGAAGATTGCTTTTGATTGGAAAGTTAGAAAGAATTTTTTAAAAGGTTATACTCAAGAAAAAGGTCATAAAGTAATTTCATTCGAGCATGCATTTCATGGTAGAAGTGGATATACACTGAGTTTAACAAATACTGATCCAGTTAAAACTAGGTATTTTCCGAAATTTAATGATTGGATTCGAGTAAGTTCACCCTTTATCAAATTTCCTATAAATGAATTTTCACTCAAAGATTTAATTGAAAGAGAAAACTTCACAATTAATCAAATTGTTAATTCCATAAATGAGTTTCCAGATGAGATTGCTTGTATTATTATTGAGCCAATACAAGCAGAAGGAGGAGATAACCATTTCAGATCTGAATTTTTACAAAAGCTCAAAGATATATCATTGGAAAATGATATATTATTAATTTTTGATGAAGTCCAAACTGGATTAGGAATTACAGGTAATATGTGGGCATGTCAAACTTTTGGAGTAATGCCTGATATAGTTACTTTCGGAAAAAAAATGCAAGTTTGTGGTCTGTTTGCAACAGATAGAATTGATGATATTCCAGATAATGTTTTTCATACTTCAAGTAGAATTAACTCAACTTGGGGTGGAAATTTAGTAGATATGGTTCGAGCAACCAAATATTTACAAATAATTAGTAAATATAATTTAGTTAAAAATTCAAGTATTATAGGTAAAGTGCTACTTGAAGAATTGTCTAAATTACAATTAGAATTCCCTGATATTGTTTCTAATGTTAGAGGAGTTGGCTTAATGTGTGCATTTGATTTCCCTTCAATTGATAAAAGGAATAGATTTAAAAGTTTATGTTATTCAAATGGTTTGATAATTTTAGGATGTGGTGAAAAATCAATTAGATTTAGAACTGCTTTAAATATAACTCTAGAAGACTTACTTTTTGGATTAAAATTAATTAAAAAATCTATAGTTGAACTTCAGAGTTGA